The region TCATCTGTCTCCCATACGGCAAGTAGTGGGCACGTACAGGCTTCCCGCCGTCAATGGCCAGTTTGCTTTTACTCATGATTGGTTCGGCTCCTTTCGGTGAAAGGTCTCAAGAATCCATTGCTCTGTCTGCCGGATGCCCTCTTGGATGGTAACCTTAGGTGTCCAGGACAATTGCTTCTCTGCCTTGTTGTAATTGCATAAGAGCTTCTGAATCTCACTCTGCGGGTGAATATGGGGAACATGCTGGACCGGTGCCTGCCCGTCTGCAATCAGCTCGGCCAATTGATTGACGGTGATATCCTCACCCGTGCCTGCATTAACAATTTCTCCATGCAGCTTGTCGCTGTAGCCCGCCTCCACTACGAAATCTGCACAGTCCAAGACATATAATAGATCCCGTGACTGGGTGCCGTCCCCGTAGATATTCAGCGGCTGGCCTTTTAATTTGCTGTGGATGAAGATCGCCACAACGCCGCCTTCGCCGCCGGTTTTCTGATAGGGACCATACGTGTTAAACGGCCTTACGACGACCACCGGCAGATCATAAGCATGGAAATAGGATAGTACCATGTTCTCCGCAGCGATCTTGGCCCCGGCATAGGGAGAGGCTGGCTTGACAGGAGATTGCTCGTCAATTCCCTGTTCATCCGCCGCCCGGGCGTAGACCATGCAGGTACTCATGAAGACCATCTTCACCTGCTGCTTGCGGCATTCCTCGAGCAGATAGAAGGTGGCCAGTGTATCATTGTTGAACGTGGTCTCAGGATCATCTATGCTGTCTTGCACATTAATACTTGCTGCCAGATGGTAGCACAGGTCGAAGGAGGTCTCACGG is a window of Paenibacillus sp. FSL H3-0469 DNA encoding:
- a CDS encoding GDP-mannose 4,6-dehydratase, with the protein product MNILVTGGAGFIGRWVVGRLLKDGQRVWVVDNLANSSLDNLKEYEDHEYLQKVQIMDLKDREALKKLFRETSFDLCYHLAASINVQDSIDDPETTFNNDTLATFYLLEECRKQQVKMVFMSTCMVYARAADEQGIDEQSPVKPASPYAGAKIAAENMVLSYFHAYDLPVVVVRPFNTYGPYQKTGGEGGVVAIFIHSKLKGQPLNIYGDGTQSRDLLYVLDCADFVVEAGYSDKLHGEIVNAGTGEDITVNQLAELIADGQAPVQHVPHIHPQSEIQKLLCNYNKAEKQLSWTPKVTIQEGIRQTEQWILETFHRKEPNQS